The following proteins come from a genomic window of Amaranthus tricolor cultivar Red isolate AtriRed21 chromosome 14, ASM2621246v1, whole genome shotgun sequence:
- the LOC130800048 gene encoding probable anion transporter 3, chloroplastic produces MSGIISCDWRTLFHQSCSTSARVKPNKVPIINSTNTQIRFQSLIRKRCENAFGSAAGNQDYGGKGRRWVELVKCAAEDFERSGRRSENVVVEEKQRYRYAVVCLVAFVMGLCSADRTVMSVAIVPFAQTHGWSTSFIGIIQSSFLWGYIISSVIGGAMADEFGGARVMAWGVALWSLATLLTPWAANHSAATLLAVRVVFGLAQGVAFPSMNILLSRWFPIHERARAVGLSMAGFQLGNVLGLCITPFLMSLIGISGLFVLFSSFGLLWLVPWVYGVTSNPTESRFVSYSELQLIQAGKLSHSSHSKGENQSLRFGLLLPNMSFWAVVFSNFTNNWGYFVLLSWMPIYFKTVLHVNLKEAAWFSAIPWGIMAVTSYIAGSSSDYLTKSGYSLIFVRKLMQSIGFVGPGLSLLCLNYATTPAVASIILTVALSLSSFSQAGYFLNMQDIAPYSTGFLHGITNAIGTLAAIISTITAGYFVEWLGSFKAFLTLTAMLYFSATTFYNLFATTQRIV; encoded by the exons ATGTCAGGAATAATTTCTTGTGATTGGCGCACATTATTCCATCAGTCATGTTCCACATCTGCAAGGGTGAAGCCGAACAAAGTTCCGATCATCAATTCCACAAATACCCAGATCAGATTTCAATCCCTAATAAGAAAAAGATGCGAAAACGCATTCGGATCGGCGGCGGGAAACCAGGATTACGGCGGAAAAGGGCGGAGATGGGTGGAATTAGTAAAGTGTGCTGCGGAGGATTTTGAAAGAAGCGGAAGAAGATCGGAAAATGTGGTGGTGGAAGAAAAACAGAGGTATAGATATGCAGTAGTTTGTTTAGTGGCGTTTGTGATGGGTCTTTGCAGTGCAGATAGGACTGTTATGTCGGTAGCCATTGTTCCTTTTGCTCAAACCCATGGTTGGTCTACTTCTTTCATTGGTATAATTCAG TCATCATTTCTATGGGGCTACATAATATCCTCAGTAATTGGTGGAGCTATGGCAGACGAATTTGGTGGGGCAAGGGTAATGGCATGGGGTGTTGCACTCTGGTCTTTAGCTACTCTCCTTACTCCATGGGCTGCCAATCATTCCGCTGCCACCCTTTTGGCTGTTCGAGTTGTTTTCGGGCTAGCACAAGGTGTCGCTTTTCCTTCCATGAACATCCTCCTATCAAG GTGGTTTCCAATCCATGAACGTGCACGAGCTGTGGGGCTTTCTATGGCAGGATTTCAACTTGGAAATGTATTAGGCTTATGCATTACTCCATTTTTAATGTCACTAATCGGAATATCAGGACTTTTTGTGCTGTTTTCGTCTTTTGGGCTACTTTGGCTAGTACCATGGGTTTATGGAGTTACAAGTAATCCAACCGAAAGTCGTTTTGTTAGTTACTCTGAACTCCAACTTATTCAAGCAGGGAAGCTTTCTCATTCTTCTCATAGCAAGGGAGAAAATCAATCTCTAAGATTTGGCTTGCTTTTACCAAATATGTCATTTTGGGCAGTTGTATTCTCCAATTTTACTAACAATTGG GGATATTTTGTTCTCTTATCATGGATGCCTATTTATTTCAAAACA GTTTTACATGTGAACCTTAAGGAAGCTGCGTGGTTTAGCGCAATTCCATGGGGAATAATGGCTGTCACGAGCTATATTGCTGGCTCATCATCAGATTACTTGACCAAATCTGGTTATTCTTTGATATTTGTTCGTAAATTGATGCAG TCTATAGGTTTTGTTGGACCTGGTTTATCATTGCTTTGCTTGAATTACGCTACGACTCCAGCAGTTGCATCTATAATACTTACAGTTGCTCTCAGCTTAAGTTCTTTCAGCCAAGCTGGATATTTCCTTAATATGCAA GATATTGCTCCATATTCGACTGGATTTCTTCATG GTATAACAAATGCAATTGGAACATTAGCTGCAATAATTAGTACGATTACTGCAGGCTACTTTGTGGAATGGCTTGGATCTTTCAAGGCTTTTTTGACATTGACAGCTATGCTGTATTTTTCCGCTACCACTTTTTATAACCTTTTTGCCACAACACAGCGAAtagtttga
- the LOC130800049 gene encoding protein MODIFYING WALL LIGNIN-1-like: protein MEKLHLFTFSFLLFIVLSLALLTFVFCFFAEFKKSKGKDVKIDGKLCEIPESEAFLFGLTALICLSAAQMIGNSIFFFGNCPNSNSKERTSCCQLKMPTISYILLIISWINFGTCIILISTGTSMNNRQPYGKGWLEGECYLVKDGVFVGASILAFVSFGCTFASALITLRKRYQVVHDEKPNKSTS from the exons ATGGAAAAATTACACCTTTTTACATTTTCATTCTtactttttattgttttgtctCTTGCCCTCCTCACTTTTGTTTTTTGCTTCTTTGCTGAATTCAAGAAGTCTAAG GGTAAAGATGTGAAAATAGATGGGAAATTATGCGAAATACCTGAAAGTGAAGCATTTTTGTTTGGTCTTACAGCATTAATTTGTTTATCAGCTGCCCAGATGATTGGAAATTCTATCTTTTTCTTTGGGAATTGCCCAAATTCCAATTCAAAGGAAAGAACATCATGTTGCCAACTTAAGATGCCCACTATTTCTTAcatacttttaattatttcttg GATCAACTTTGGTACTTGTATAATATTGATAAGCACAGGCACAAGTATGAACAACAGGCAGCCTTATGGAAAAGGGTGGCTTGAAGGAGAGTGTTATCTTGTAAAAGATGGAGTCTTTGTTGGTGCATCTATTTTGGCCTTTGTTTCATTTGGATGCACTTTTGCATCGGCACTCATAACACTAAGGAAACGATACCAAGTTGTACATGATGAAAAGCCCAACAAATCTACATCATAA